The proteins below come from a single Drosophila kikkawai strain 14028-0561.14 chromosome 3R, DkikHiC1v2, whole genome shotgun sequence genomic window:
- the Ets97D gene encoding DNA-binding protein Ets97D, with the protein MDSSNDLSDELIRRLSVGGALEEVIASEIFQETTIYEDSNDVEAEAEPDDIIIVHMDIREPLSTLRKLVEQKIDVSLNYYTFWLQDAQELEAHKNLVDQCVKGEGLVQINVQIQTIGKRINIADVLKPTEDALAALASEEGTGQLTPPETASSTSESSSKTPTKRKIKEESEDEGVEAGKEVKPVLNWVLDSKFKREQARLKIPEAASEWTQSHVTHWLEWAVKQFELKDINMSDWQINGQELCSMTHQQFSRKLPRDPGNVFWTHLQLLKECNFVSVVHKQAEELRKPKQPRIMSATGGSVSLEQRIMRKSYQSVKSADSAESCSPAPQSPTNYTTIGSGNNGQVQLWQFLLEILTDSEHTDIIEWVGTDGEFKLSDPDRVARLWGEKKNKPAMNYEKLSRALRYYYDGDMISKVSGKRFAYKFDCDLRLLTGYDARELSRLVNERKKSPEHLAAIEAIKEDT; encoded by the exons ATGGACAGCAGCAACGATCTGTCGGATGAGCTGATCCGCCGCCTCAGCGTGGGCGGGGCTCTGG AGGAGGTGATTGCCAGCGAAATCTTCCAGGAGACGACCATCTACGAGGACAGTAACGATGTGGAGGCAGAGGCGGAGCCGGATGACATCATTATAGTGCACATGGATATCCGGGAGCCGCTCAGCACGCTGAG GAAACTTGTTGAGCAGAAGATCGACGTGAGCCTCAATTACTACACATTTTGGCTGCAGGATGCGCAGGAG CTGGAAGCGCACAAGAACCTGGTGGATCAGTGCGTCAAGGGCGAGGGCCTGGTACAGATTAATGTGCAAATACAAACCATAGGCAAGCGCATCAACATCGCCGATGTTCTGAAACCCACGGAAGATGCACTGGCTGCCCTGGCCTCGGAGGAAGGGACGGGCCAGCTCACCCCGCCCGAAACCGCCAGCAGTACCAGTGAAAGCTCCAGCAAAACGCCCACGAAACGAAAGATCAAGGAGGAGTCTGAAGACGAGGGCGTGGAGGCCGGCAAGGAAGTGAAACCAGTCCTGAATTGGGTGCTAGACAGCAAGTTTAAGCGGGAGCAGGCGCGTCTGAAGATACCCGAGGCAGCTAGCGAGTGGACGCAGTCCCATGTGACCCACTGGCTGGAGTGGGCCGTCAAGCAGTTTGAACTGAAGGACATCAACATGAGCGACTGGCAGATCAACGGCCAGGAGCTGTGCAGTATGACGCACCAGCAGTTCTCTCGTAAGCTGCCCCGCGATCCCGGCAACGTCTTCTGGACGCACCTGCAGCTGCTCAAGGAGTGCAACTTTGTGTCCGTCGTGCACAAGCAGGCGGAGGAGCTGAGGAAACCCAAGCAGCCCAGGATTATGTCGGCCACAGGGGGGTCTGTATCCCTGGAACAGCGAATCATGAGGAAATCCTACCAGAGTGTAAAGAGTGCCGATT CCGCTGAAAGTTGTTCTCCCGCGCCACAAAGTCCCACCAACTACACCACCATAGGTTCCGGCAAcaatggccaagtgcagctGTGGCAGTTCCTGCTCGAGATCCTCACCGACTCCGAGCACACGGACATCATCGAGTGGGTGGGCACCGATGGAGAGTTTAAGCTGAGCGACCCGGATCGCGTGGCCCGTCTGTGGGGTGAGAAGAAGAACAAACCCGCCATGAACTACGAGAAGCTGTCGAGGGCGCTTCGATACTACTACGATGGGGATATGATCTCCAAGGTGTCCGGCAAGCGGTTTGCCTACAAATTCGACTGCGACCTGCGCCTCCTGACTGGCTACGATGCCCGGGAGTTGTCCCGGCTGGTGAACGAGCGAAAAAAGTCGCCCGAGCATCTGGCCGCCATAGAAGCCATTAAGGAGGATACATGA
- the Pnn gene encoding pinin produces the protein MVNDSGLSTVDDLEKKLNTAKQSLVTLNENIRRISGRVHVHTKDAPHAQQRTDKFKYNQDGKKNNSDSNGGDNRQFMRNGPGNGPFNNKRRIYDSKSATPRFPIEENDGRPPRINSRVIRELPSKKEVVEAQGTDSESRARNRRMFGSLLGTLQKFCQEESRLKSKEDKKAEIEKKVEKQELQERAQLRKERESLFLNRKQKQFEIRRLEYKMARLKDFKSWEATMIYSKNNIRTITKPHLFYRPKAHSAITEKLMSKSKSDADIFIECRREELEAELRNLESMSFMKMESGDSSMMDHSFYDEPDDDDELLGSGPNR, from the exons ATGGTTAATGACTCGGGTCTTTCGACTGTTGATGACTTGGAGAAAAAGCTGAACACGGCCAAGCAGTCCCTGGTTACCCTCAATGAGAATATCCGCCGCATATCTGGCCGCGTCCATGTTCACACGAAGGATGCCCCCCATGCCCAGCAAAG GACGGATAAGTTCAAATACAACCAGGATGGGAAGAAGAACAACAGTGACAGCAACGGCGGCGACAACAGGCAGTTCATGCGGAACGGTCCCGGGAACGGCCCCTTCAACAACAAGCGCCGCATCTACGACTCCAAGTCTGCGACTCCCCGGTTTCCCATCGAGGAGAACGACGGTCGTCCGCCAAGGATAAACTCTCGGGTCATTCGGGAACTTCCATCCAAAAAGGAGGTAGTCGAGGCGCAGGGAACAGATTCCGAGTCGCGGGCACGAAATCGCCGCATGTTCGGGTCGCTGCTGGGCACATTGCAGAAGTTCTGCCAGGAGGAGTCGCGTCTGAAGAGCAAGGAGGACAAGAAGGCCGAGATAGAGAAGAAAGTGGAGAAGCAGGAACTGCAGGAAAGAGCGCAGCTCAGGAAGGAGCGCGAGTCGCTGTTCTTGAATAGAAAACAGAAGCAATTCGAGATCCGGAGATTGGAATACAAAATGGCCCGGCTGAAGGACTTCAAGAGCTGGGAAGCAACCATGATAtattccaaaaataatataagaacCATAACTAAGCCCCATCTCTTCTATCGGCCAAAAGCGCACTCTGCGATAACGGAGAAATTGATGAGTAAAAGCAAAAGTGATGCCGACATCTTCATAGAGTGCCGGCGCGAAGAACTGGAGGCCGAGCTCAGGAACTTGGAAAGCATGAGCTTTATGAAGATGGAAAGCGGGGATAGCAGCATGATGGACCACAGCTTCTACGATGAAcccgacgatgatgatgagctGTTGGGAAGTGGGCCCAATCGATAA